One genomic region from Streptomyces sp. Li-HN-5-11 encodes:
- a CDS encoding DegT/DnrJ/EryC1/StrS family aminotransferase: MTVSLPPAVPFFPPALFEADRAALIGLVREVGLDPEQRFILGRRTAAFEDLLREDLGAADVVACSSGTSALSLVLRALDVGPGDEVIVPAFGCAPPAASVVGTGATPVFADVRPDTMTMDPDHAERLVTARTKAVMPAHMFSVMADMPRFVELSRRHGLRLVEDSAVAQGGVLRGVPAGLWGEAGVYSFVQVKTCGMPGEGGVVVTRDAELGEKVRMLRNHGQMAGRRFVHHAIGLNSRFDEIQAAFQTHRYRGFPERLARRAEIAAYYTERFTPLAGRGVVPPPPDRDGRCFYVYTVLASDRDLLGAHLAESGVATHVYYPRPLPAHRAFAPYAPPGARWPRAEQAARRHLALPVHHLLSDAQVEHVADLVCAFVTQRS; encoded by the coding sequence ATGACCGTATCGCTCCCTCCCGCCGTCCCGTTCTTCCCGCCCGCCCTCTTCGAAGCCGACCGCGCCGCGCTCATCGGCCTGGTCCGGGAGGTGGGCCTGGACCCGGAGCAGCGGTTCATCCTGGGCCGGCGCACCGCGGCCTTCGAGGATCTGCTGCGCGAGGACCTGGGGGCGGCCGACGTGGTCGCGTGTTCCAGCGGCACCTCGGCGCTCTCCCTGGTGCTGCGGGCTCTGGACGTCGGTCCGGGTGACGAGGTGATCGTGCCCGCGTTCGGGTGCGCGCCGCCGGCCGCGTCGGTGGTCGGCACCGGAGCCACCCCGGTCTTCGCCGACGTCCGGCCGGACACCATGACCATGGACCCGGACCATGCCGAGCGACTCGTCACCGCGCGGACCAAGGCAGTGATGCCGGCCCACATGTTCTCCGTGATGGCCGACATGCCGAGGTTCGTCGAGCTGTCCCGTCGGCACGGACTGCGTCTGGTGGAGGACTCGGCGGTCGCCCAGGGCGGCGTCCTGCGCGGTGTTCCGGCCGGACTGTGGGGCGAGGCGGGCGTCTACTCCTTCGTCCAGGTCAAGACCTGCGGCATGCCCGGCGAAGGCGGCGTGGTGGTCACCCGGGACGCGGAGCTGGGCGAGAAGGTGCGCATGCTGCGCAACCACGGCCAGATGGCCGGGCGGCGCTTCGTGCACCACGCCATCGGGCTCAACAGCCGCTTCGACGAAATCCAGGCCGCGTTCCAGACGCACCGCTACCGCGGCTTCCCCGAGCGGCTGGCGCGGCGGGCGGAGATCGCCGCCTACTACACCGAGCGCTTCACGCCGCTGGCCGGCCGCGGCGTGGTCCCGCCTCCGCCCGACCGGGACGGCCGGTGCTTCTACGTCTACACGGTGCTCGCCTCCGACCGGGACTTACTCGGCGCCCACCTGGCCGAGTCGGGGGTGGCCACGCACGTCTACTACCCGCGTCCCCTGCCCGCGCACCGCGCCTTCGCCCCCTACGCGCCCCCCGGTGCCCGCTGGCCGCGGGCGGAACAGGCCGCCCGCCGTCATCTGGCGCTCCCGGTGCACCACTTGCTGAGCGACGCGCAGGTCGAACACGTCGCCGACCTGGTGTGCGCGTTCGTCACCCAGCGCTCCTGA
- a CDS encoding M20/M25/M40 family metallo-hydrolase: protein MTVLFTDQYRQLLLDLLRLPSVNPLEAGPDDPPSRLPDLLDRYAAAAADAGLRTVRLAAAPAACLDRPGVPSIVRAAACDPRFLADQPSLLLRLGPERPRVDTVMFNVHLDTVAGHVPPAFDGSRFAGRGAVDAKGPAVALLAGVRAAASHPAVGRDVTVLLQAVAGEEGGALGTYGTRPLLEAGHHGRLNVFCEPTGLRALPRSTASTTARITVTGEDAVDDHPDAGHNATVLLGFLAQHLAARLDGAVPGARVCLAGLHTGRTHNRVHGTGTLLVNLSYRASADGRHLRAAVTRHVTDGLLRFAELFASTREFARTARDAADITQLGWDKHGLPALDNRDPWAEALLARAGARPADGDPGFTCDAIWAAGLDDAFTTVLGPGDLAANRAHAPGEFVDLADLEDFAGIVHRLVTLFAEEHRPARPVRNPA, encoded by the coding sequence GTGACCGTACTGTTCACCGACCAGTACCGGCAGCTGCTGCTGGACCTCCTGCGCCTGCCCAGCGTCAACCCTCTGGAGGCCGGGCCGGACGACCCGCCGTCCCGACTGCCCGACCTCCTCGACCGGTACGCGGCAGCCGCCGCCGACGCGGGGTTGCGCACCGTACGGCTCGCGGCCGCGCCCGCCGCATGTCTGGACCGGCCCGGGGTTCCGTCCATCGTCCGGGCCGCCGCGTGCGATCCGCGCTTCCTCGCGGACCAGCCCAGCCTGCTGCTGCGGCTGGGACCCGAGCGTCCCCGCGTGGACACGGTGATGTTCAACGTCCACCTGGACACCGTCGCCGGACACGTCCCGCCCGCCTTCGACGGAAGCAGGTTCGCCGGCCGGGGCGCGGTCGACGCCAAGGGGCCCGCCGTCGCCCTGCTCGCGGGGGTGCGGGCCGCCGCGTCCCACCCCGCCGTCGGACGGGACGTCACCGTCCTGCTCCAGGCCGTCGCCGGGGAGGAGGGCGGCGCCCTGGGCACCTACGGCACCCGCCCCCTGCTGGAAGCCGGCCACCACGGACGCCTCAACGTGTTCTGCGAGCCGACCGGTCTGCGCGCGTTGCCGCGGTCGACCGCCTCCACGACCGCCCGGATCACCGTCACCGGCGAGGACGCCGTGGACGACCATCCGGACGCCGGACACAACGCCACCGTGCTGCTCGGCTTCCTCGCCCAGCACCTCGCCGCCCGCCTGGACGGGGCCGTACCCGGCGCACGGGTGTGCCTGGCCGGGCTGCACACCGGCCGCACGCACAACCGCGTCCACGGCACCGGCACCCTGCTGGTGAACCTGTCCTACCGCGCCTCCGCGGACGGCCGTCACCTGAGGGCCGCGGTGACCCGGCACGTCACCGACGGTCTGCTCCGCTTCGCCGAACTCTTCGCCTCCACCCGCGAGTTCGCCCGCACGGCACGGGACGCGGCAGACATCACACAGCTCGGCTGGGACAAGCACGGACTGCCCGCGCTGGACAACCGCGACCCCTGGGCCGAGGCGCTCCTGGCCCGCGCGGGAGCCCGGCCGGCGGACGGCGACCCCGGTTTCACCTGCGACGCCATCTGGGCCGCCGGCCTGGACGACGCCTTCACCACCGTGCTCGGCCCCGGTGACCTCGCTGCCAACCGCGCCCACGCGCCCGGGGAGTTCGTCGACCTCGCCGACCTGGAGGACTTCGCGGGCATCGTCCACCGCCTCGTCACCCTCTTCGCCGAAGAACACCGACCCGCCCGCCCCGTGAGGAACCCCGCATGA
- a CDS encoding sugar phosphate isomerase/epimerase family protein: MPRHGTARDRAAGFGPLAGIGDEAAPGTDGQLAALRHLGWHAIELRTVDGTALADLSPAAFGALTRRLEDAGVTVIAVASRIGNWSRPVTGDLAVDLAELDVLAERCAALGCRLVRIMSYPNDGLTETEWADRVLARTAVLADRAERAGLVLVHENCAGWAGDRADRALRLLRGVGNPALRLLFDTGNGVPYGYRAPDMLQDLAPYVAHVHIKDAVRTPDGTTAYTLPGEGGAEVAACLRILAAHGYTGALSLEPHLAVRPHDGLVRAGEDAGDLFVRAGQALTRLLRTVEAAPAHPDGTA, encoded by the coding sequence ATGCCCCGACACGGCACCGCCCGAGACCGCGCCGCGGGATTCGGGCCCCTGGCCGGGATCGGCGACGAGGCGGCGCCCGGTACCGACGGCCAGCTGGCCGCCCTGCGGCACCTGGGCTGGCACGCCATCGAACTGCGCACGGTCGACGGCACCGCACTCGCCGACCTCTCCCCGGCCGCCTTCGGCGCCCTCACCCGGCGGCTGGAGGACGCCGGGGTCACGGTGATCGCCGTGGCCTCCAGGATCGGCAACTGGTCCCGTCCCGTCACCGGTGACCTCGCCGTGGACCTCGCCGAACTGGACGTCCTGGCCGAGCGGTGCGCCGCCCTGGGCTGCCGTCTCGTACGGATCATGTCGTACCCCAACGACGGCCTGACGGAGACCGAGTGGGCCGACCGCGTCCTCGCCCGCACCGCCGTCCTTGCGGACCGCGCCGAGCGCGCGGGCCTGGTGCTGGTGCACGAGAACTGCGCGGGCTGGGCCGGGGACCGGGCCGACCGCGCGCTCCGACTGCTGCGTGGCGTCGGCAATCCTGCCCTGCGCCTGCTGTTCGACACCGGCAACGGCGTTCCGTACGGCTACCGCGCGCCGGACATGCTTCAGGACCTCGCCCCCTACGTGGCCCACGTCCACATCAAGGACGCCGTCCGCACCCCGGACGGCACCACCGCCTACACGCTGCCCGGTGAGGGCGGTGCCGAGGTGGCCGCATGCCTGCGGATCCTGGCCGCCCACGGCTACACCGGGGCCCTCTCCCTCGAACCCCACCTCGCCGTGCGCCCCCACGACGGCCTGGTCCGGGCCGGTGAAGACGCCGGTGACCTGTTCGTACGAGCCGGACAGGCGCTCACCCGCCTGCTGCGGACCGTGGAGGCGGCACCCGCCCACCCGGACGGTACGGCGTGA
- a CDS encoding Ldh family oxidoreductase: MTVSTAFPAMSDHTSVLVGHAELHAALTGLFTGHGIPAPRARLAADALCHGDLAGLDSHGVFNLTRLYLPLLESGRCDPRAEPRTVTDLGACAVVDARRALGLWAAAEAMDDAVARARRHGVGLLSVRGATHFGCAGFHAVRAAHAGMIGVVASNCGGQRIARPPGGAVAMLGTNPLSVAAPALDGHPFLLDMSTTVAPTGRVRVAARRGTPVPAGWLEDASGNPVTDPSAFDRGEAFLRWLGGTAETGVHKGYGLGIAVELLAAVVSGAAVGPSPAALEGDGRPHGRDDGIGFFLLAIAPDVLRPGTDVAGTTRSLFGVLADCPPVPGGEPVRYPGWREAELAAERRRDGIPLPEHLYRELADLGLLGGPGSGNPR; this comes from the coding sequence ATGACGGTGTCCACAGCCTTCCCGGCAATGTCCGACCACACATCCGTCCTCGTCGGCCACGCCGAGCTGCATGCCGCGCTGACCGGCCTGTTCACCGGCCACGGCATTCCGGCGCCCCGGGCCCGGCTCGCCGCCGACGCCCTGTGCCACGGAGACCTCGCCGGCCTCGACTCGCACGGGGTGTTCAACCTCACCCGGCTCTACCTGCCGCTGCTGGAGTCGGGGCGGTGCGACCCCCGTGCCGAACCGCGGACCGTCACCGACCTGGGCGCCTGTGCGGTCGTCGACGCCCGCCGCGCCCTGGGCCTGTGGGCCGCGGCCGAAGCCATGGACGACGCCGTCGCCCGGGCCCGCCGGCACGGCGTCGGCCTGCTGTCCGTGCGCGGCGCCACCCACTTCGGGTGCGCCGGCTTCCACGCCGTCCGCGCCGCGCACGCCGGGATGATCGGCGTGGTCGCGAGCAACTGCGGCGGCCAGCGCATCGCACGCCCACCGGGAGGCGCGGTGGCCATGCTCGGCACCAACCCGCTGAGCGTCGCCGCACCCGCTCTCGACGGCCACCCCTTCCTGCTGGACATGAGCACCACCGTCGCGCCGACCGGACGGGTACGCGTCGCCGCCCGCCGCGGCACGCCGGTGCCCGCCGGCTGGCTGGAGGACGCGTCGGGCAACCCGGTGACCGACCCGTCCGCCTTCGACCGCGGCGAGGCGTTCCTGCGCTGGCTGGGCGGTACGGCCGAGACCGGCGTCCACAAGGGCTACGGACTCGGTATCGCGGTGGAACTGCTGGCCGCGGTGGTGTCCGGGGCGGCCGTGGGACCCTCGCCCGCCGCCCTGGAAGGGGACGGCCGGCCGCACGGACGGGACGACGGCATCGGCTTCTTCCTCCTCGCGATCGCCCCGGACGTACTGCGTCCGGGCACGGACGTCGCCGGCACGACCCGGTCCCTGTTCGGCGTGCTCGCCGACTGCCCACCGGTGCCCGGCGGCGAACCGGTGCGCTACCCGGGGTGGCGGGAGGCCGAACTCGCCGCCGAGCGCCGCCGCGACGGCATCCCGCTGCCGGAACACCTGTACCGGGAACTGGCCGACCTGGGCCTCCTCGGTGGCCCCGGCTCCGGGAACCCGCGATGA
- a CDS encoding Gfo/Idh/MocA family oxidoreductase: MTRPLRLGVVGLGAISPYYLAAAERLPGWELSAVCDARDQALERYRGRAARFRDHRTLLTRARPDALVVAVPNHAHLPVCREALAAGVPVCVEKPLALTAAEGRLLVGLARRCGVPLMTAFHRRYNAAVGALAHQAAGRKIVAVRVRYLERIEEHLGGEDWYLDPARCGGGCVADNGPNALDLVRLLLGDVTVTGCEIHYDGSGLDRQAVIRLNSPTGATASVELDWSYPGELKDVEAELADGEVLHADMLAGHPGFKASLWHEYEALLMEFASLAGRRAPVGPGAHGGLPALESVEAAYRCAQPASDAATGEADR; encoded by the coding sequence ATGACCCGGCCCCTGCGCCTGGGCGTCGTCGGCCTCGGCGCCATCTCCCCTTACTACCTGGCCGCCGCCGAACGGCTGCCCGGCTGGGAGCTGTCGGCCGTGTGCGACGCGCGCGACCAGGCCCTGGAACGGTACCGGGGCCGGGCGGCCCGCTTCCGCGACCACCGGACACTGCTGACCCGGGCACGGCCGGACGCCCTGGTCGTGGCCGTCCCGAACCACGCGCACCTCCCGGTCTGCCGAGAGGCGCTGGCCGCCGGTGTTCCCGTGTGCGTCGAGAAACCCCTCGCCCTCACCGCCGCCGAGGGACGCCTGCTGGTGGGTCTCGCGCGGCGCTGCGGCGTCCCCCTGATGACGGCGTTCCACCGCCGCTACAACGCGGCCGTCGGCGCGCTGGCGCACCAGGCGGCCGGCCGGAAGATCGTCGCGGTTCGCGTGCGGTACCTGGAGCGCATCGAGGAACATCTCGGCGGCGAGGACTGGTACCTCGACCCCGCCCGCTGCGGCGGCGGCTGTGTGGCCGACAACGGCCCGAACGCCCTCGACCTGGTGCGGCTGCTGCTCGGCGACGTCACCGTCACCGGCTGCGAGATCCACTATGACGGTTCGGGCCTCGACCGGCAGGCCGTGATCCGCCTCAACAGCCCCACCGGAGCCACCGCGTCGGTGGAACTGGACTGGTCGTATCCGGGAGAACTCAAGGACGTCGAGGCCGAGCTGGCCGACGGGGAGGTCCTGCACGCCGACATGCTGGCCGGCCACCCCGGCTTCAAGGCGTCCCTGTGGCACGAGTACGAGGCGCTCCTCATGGAGTTCGCCTCCCTCGCCGGCCGGCGCGCCCCGGTCGGACCGGGAGCGCACGGCGGCCTGCCCGCACTGGAGTCGGTCGAGGCGGCCTACCGCTGCGCCCAGCCCGCGTCCGATGCGGCGACGGGGGAGGCGGACCGGTGA
- a CDS encoding Gfo/Idh/MocA family oxidoreductase — MLQPLVVGLGRSGSGLHLRTLARLAGRTGSTGDPLVALPAVGCDPRAGVLRLTATPGEVTVVTTLDQALHHVDPATAVVHVCTPPRLRHALIAELAWHGFRRMIVEKPLAASRDELDALIRLRDEAGLALVAVAHWTGSRLAGRLRRLVRGDRLGPLRRITVDQHKPRFLRSLTTDGHRCALDVEIPHSLALALDLAGPAELRAAYCWDLRCEDRELPRMGGAHLELQHSSGVSTLLRSDLGAPVRQRSVVCEFEDGTATGHFPLSEDDDHAQLVITRAGGDAPEAPTGAPATGGVPRPGRQVFRDDALTGFLEGAYRGFLAEAPDATGFSLACETARLLCEAREHRAAAPSACTRSR; from the coding sequence GTGCTGCAGCCGCTCGTGGTCGGGCTCGGCCGGTCCGGATCCGGACTGCACTTGAGGACGCTGGCCCGGCTGGCCGGGCGGACCGGAAGCACGGGTGATCCACTTGTCGCCCTGCCCGCGGTGGGCTGCGATCCGCGCGCCGGCGTTCTGCGGCTGACGGCCACCCCTGGTGAGGTGACCGTCGTCACCACGCTGGATCAGGCCCTGCACCACGTGGACCCCGCCACCGCGGTGGTGCACGTGTGCACGCCGCCCCGGTTGCGGCACGCCCTGATCGCGGAACTCGCTTGGCACGGTTTCCGCCGGATGATCGTGGAGAAACCCCTGGCCGCATCCCGCGACGAGCTGGACGCCCTGATCCGGCTCCGCGACGAGGCGGGCCTCGCCCTCGTGGCCGTGGCCCACTGGACCGGCTCCCGGCTCGCGGGCCGGCTGCGCCGGCTCGTCCGCGGCGACCGGCTCGGCCCGCTGCGCCGCATCACCGTGGACCAGCACAAGCCGCGCTTCCTGCGGTCCCTGACCACCGACGGGCACCGATGCGCCCTCGACGTGGAGATCCCCCACTCCCTGGCCCTGGCCCTGGACCTGGCCGGCCCCGCCGAACTGCGCGCCGCGTACTGCTGGGACCTGCGCTGCGAAGACCGGGAGCTGCCCCGTATGGGCGGTGCCCACCTGGAACTGCAGCACAGCTCCGGGGTGTCCACGCTGTTGCGCTCCGACCTGGGCGCACCCGTGCGGCAACGCAGTGTCGTCTGCGAGTTCGAAGACGGGACGGCCACGGGCCACTTCCCCCTCAGCGAGGACGACGACCACGCCCAGCTCGTCATCACCCGTGCCGGCGGCGATGCGCCCGAGGCGCCGACCGGAGCCCCCGCCACGGGCGGCGTGCCCCGGCCCGGCCGCCAGGTCTTCCGGGACGACGCCCTGACCGGCTTCCTGGAAGGCGCCTATCGCGGCTTCCTCGCCGAAGCGCCGGACGCCACCGGCTTCTCACTCGCCTGCGAGACCGCCCGCCTGCTGTGCGAGGCCCGGGAACACCGCGCCGCCGCACCATCCGCCTGCACCAGGAGCCGCTGA
- a CDS encoding DegT/DnrJ/EryC1/StrS family aminotransferase has protein sequence MEEVFHNGKFSHGKQVGQLETALAEYTGARYVVGVNSGTDALVLLLRACGLRPGDGVLVPAYSFFATASAVVLAGGRPQFVDIDPETYAMDPAALEAAVTPRSRFVMPVHLFHTMADLEAVTAVARQHGLTVVEDSAEAIGMRRRGVHAGLHGAGGVLSFFPSKTLGALGDAGAVLTDDPEVADTVAALRHHGRTGRTLNDFPAISTDSAWPGVNSKMDDIQAAVLLAKLPLLEEQIAYRAELAGAYTARLRDVPGVVRLPRATAEGPGARDVYYVYLIETEDRDALVVHLDRHGIGTEVYYPVPLPHQPAFAQLGHRTGEFPHAEAAARHAVALPLHPDLGPGDLDRVCDTVRTFLAGGRTTV, from the coding sequence TTGGAGGAGGTTTTCCACAACGGTAAGTTCTCTCACGGAAAACAGGTCGGACAACTCGAGACGGCGCTCGCGGAATACACCGGCGCGCGGTACGTGGTCGGCGTCAACAGCGGCACCGACGCGCTCGTGCTGCTGCTGCGCGCCTGCGGGCTGCGTCCCGGCGACGGCGTCCTGGTGCCCGCGTACTCGTTCTTCGCCACCGCGTCGGCCGTCGTACTGGCAGGCGGTCGGCCCCAGTTCGTCGACATCGACCCGGAGACGTACGCGATGGATCCGGCGGCCCTGGAAGCGGCCGTCACTCCCCGCAGCAGGTTCGTGATGCCGGTGCACCTGTTCCACACGATGGCCGACCTGGAGGCCGTCACCGCGGTCGCGCGGCAGCATGGTCTGACGGTGGTCGAGGACAGCGCCGAGGCGATCGGCATGCGCCGACGCGGTGTGCACGCCGGCCTGCACGGCGCCGGAGGGGTGCTGTCCTTCTTCCCCTCCAAGACGCTCGGGGCGCTCGGGGACGCGGGAGCCGTGCTCACCGACGACCCGGAGGTGGCGGACACCGTCGCGGCCCTGCGCCACCACGGCAGGACCGGCCGTACGCTGAACGACTTTCCGGCGATCTCGACCGACAGCGCGTGGCCGGGCGTGAACAGCAAGATGGACGACATCCAGGCGGCCGTTCTGCTCGCCAAGCTGCCCCTGCTGGAGGAGCAGATCGCGTACCGGGCCGAGCTGGCCGGCGCCTACACCGCCCGCCTGCGGGACGTGCCGGGCGTCGTCCGCCTGCCCCGCGCCACCGCCGAGGGTCCGGGCGCCCGCGACGTGTACTACGTCTACCTGATCGAAACCGAGGACCGGGACGCCCTCGTCGTCCATCTCGACCGGCACGGCATCGGCACCGAGGTCTACTACCCGGTGCCGCTGCCCCACCAGCCCGCCTTCGCCCAACTGGGCCACCGCACGGGCGAGTTCCCCCACGCCGAGGCGGCGGCCCGGCATGCCGTGGCCCTGCCGCTCCACCCCGATCTCGGCCCCGGCGACCTGGACCGCGTGTGTGACACCGTCCGCACCTTCCTCGCCGGAGGGAGGACGACCGTATGA